One window from the genome of Rhinolophus ferrumequinum isolate MPI-CBG mRhiFer1 chromosome 22, mRhiFer1_v1.p, whole genome shotgun sequence encodes:
- the VAMP4 gene encoding vesicle-associated membrane protein 4: MPPKFKRHLNDDDVTGSVKSERRNLLEDDSDEEEDFFLRGPSGPRFGPRNDKIKHVQNQVDEVIDVMQENITKVIERGERLDELQDKSESLSDNATAFSNRSKQLRRQMWWRGCKIKAIMALVAAVLLLVIIILIAVKYRT, from the exons ATGCCTCCCAAGTTCAAGCGCCACCTAAATGATGACGATGTCACTGGTTCTGTGAAAAGTGAAAGG AGAAATCTTTTGGAAGATGATTCAGATGAAGAAGAGGacttttttct aaggGGACCATCTGGACCAAGATTTGGACctagaaatgataaaattaagcA TGTTCAGAATCAGGTGGATGAAGTTATTGATGTCATGCAAGAAAATATTACGAAGGTAATTGAAAGAGGGGAGAGACTAGATGAACTACAGGACAAATCAG AAAGCTTATCGGATAATGCAACTGCTTTTAGCAACAGATCCAAACAACTTCGAAGGCAGATGTGGTGGCGTGGATGCAAA ATTAAAGCCATCATGGCTTTGGTTGCCGCTGTCCTTTTGTTGGTCATTATCA